In Geotalea uraniireducens, one genomic interval encodes:
- a CDS encoding dihydroorotate dehydrogenase electron transfer subunit — protein sequence MQFKAMIISNREVSPGYFRMRMTAPPEMKDARPGQFVMVRVRNAIDPLLRRPFGIFDIGINEAEYPGQGPQVYLEILYKVVGKGTETLSTYHHGDHLDILAPLGTGFAADTPDEEKILVGGGIGLAPLYYLARKLVDKHRVRLFIGGRNRDDILCVTEFERLGVETYVATDDGTLGDRGFVTEVMERHLLAEQRAKTIFACGPMPMLKAVAEISRRTGTPCQVSLEAYMACGMGACLGCVVKGKEHAEDSPDYRCVCKDGPVFDFSQLLWI from the coding sequence ATGCAGTTTAAAGCGATGATCATCTCCAATCGGGAGGTTTCACCGGGCTACTTCAGGATGCGAATGACCGCCCCCCCCGAAATGAAGGATGCCCGTCCCGGCCAGTTCGTCATGGTGCGGGTCCGGAATGCGATCGATCCGCTGTTGCGCCGGCCTTTCGGCATCTTCGACATCGGCATCAACGAAGCGGAGTATCCGGGGCAGGGGCCGCAGGTCTACCTGGAGATTCTTTACAAAGTGGTCGGGAAGGGGACGGAGACCCTTTCGACCTATCACCATGGCGACCATCTCGACATCCTCGCCCCGCTCGGTACCGGCTTTGCCGCGGACACCCCCGACGAAGAGAAAATTCTCGTCGGCGGCGGGATCGGCCTGGCACCCCTCTACTACCTGGCACGAAAGCTGGTCGACAAGCACCGCGTCCGGTTGTTCATCGGTGGGAGGAACCGTGATGATATCCTCTGCGTCACCGAGTTCGAACGGCTTGGCGTCGAGACCTACGTTGCCACCGACGACGGCACTCTCGGCGATCGGGGCTTCGTCACGGAAGTCATGGAGCGGCACCTGCTGGCCGAACAACGGGCCAAGACCATCTTCGCCTGTGGGCCGATGCCGATGCTCAAGGCGGTGGCGGAAATCTCCCGCCGCACCGGCACGCCATGCCAGGTCTCGCTGGAGGCGTACATGGCCTGCGGAATGGGCGCCTGCCTCGGTTGCGTCGTCAAAGGGAAGGAGCATGCCGAGGACTCGCCCGATTACCGCTGCGTCTGCAAGGATGGCCCAGTCTTCGATTTTTCCCAGCTGTTGTGGATATAG